Proteins from a single region of Streptomyces spectabilis:
- a CDS encoding DEAD/DEAH box helicase — protein sequence MSHLERADDSGSSPVIKKVLEQSARVLETYRVDPGLVQEHANGERRITQGGYGNRQIFEIVQNAADEIAEEPGGTIQVVLSTDHLYCANEGTPVTPEGADTILRMSVSKKRGRQIGRFGVGVKSVLAITDAPQFFSESGRFGFGFDRDWALSEIAEACGVAPDADFEAPVLRMARPLNVDEERQADAILDELLGWATTVVRLPLIRGAAERLAGDLRQTGKDSARDEFPARFQLFSHHVGTVVLEDRRVLPPGRRVIKVEHTGFRHTIHETRTGHQAARTDWRVFTHAHLPSEAARRSAGEMHDRGTIDIAWAVPEYTGDKLLSVPRGRGEFWSFFPTKYPMTLSGILNGAWKTNEDRQNLLDASPFNEELIRAAAGLVVESLPHLAPQQDPGAYLPLLPGRTKESETLNWADQQLTERVWDMAATRPSLPDQDGTLRVPRDLRLHPDMGKRGKLKLRWLEMWNACPGRPGDWLHPSVEATELRSGKVEHVIAAAKQERATVREWLEVLVADGSPRASAVAILILAEMIKEDSPFADEARTARIVLTEKHGLVPPIAGKVFRQTVQDGLEDDLVYAHPELSEDTSLTSAFHLIGIREADARGRFIGVLDQGFDRYSAQDWTRFWELFRSAGGSHVTAVVRDRVPHPQVTLRVRTKDGRFRSMYNCLVPGTVVPTDGSRDASVAVDMAFHSDDLAVFREFGLSDRPVGGFRPEHEAWFDEYRAAVFDNYCRTLDSKATRPHISRIKLEGAAVGGPLHLLPLLSDEGRAAFVKALPDDSVIDVWTRQFGAQANTRAAVASPLRWMVRRHGRVPTSKGITAVVDAVGPQLDAYSDVLPVADISPEKARKLHLPVLMDDVPEAHWTHLLEELLRSEDDSFVGRTYVMLTRLQVAFPEGSLTRCRIGSEWGSREDGEIAVAASAEEYRALRSERLPALLAGTPEDAELLVTQWGMLRHADVISKETRHVASGGAVPLRDEFPTLRQRLGNRVNNYELQFCSELEEVVRTPNGVRARPLKSALQGTTVLVLAPADRLATLCAADHALQWKLGETACRAVLEAQNRQEQDQQLQATFRAVREAESIRAKLELLIGAEALQAGLPPGLLASEKAELDGGEPSARRIAQMAFNAHGDGVLQAHVKDLTAEYPNHAPSSFTGATPAVKFVSDLGFPDSFAGVRAPVPAPRIDVDGPTEFPRLHDYQERLATNVFSMLDRLSPQRGMLSLPTGAGKTRVAAEAVIRWIKQNEQLAGPILWIAQTEELCEQAVQSWQFVWSKVGADSPLAISRLWATNEAGPVDHRPHLVVATDVKLRVCLGSRAYAWLRGASLVIVDEAHTAISPQYTEILELLGLTHSRTDRHLLGLTATPFRNTNVEETQRLIRRFGSRRLDEGIFASDDPYAELQELGMLARVAHKELTGGTIELTHDERVRADQLSILSKGAEQRLADDHDRNRRIIDEIRAMPRDWPVLVFATSVGHAKFLAAKLNDQGITAAAVDSATSPIERRRRIDAFRRGRIRVLTNYGVLTQGFDAPATRAVVVARPTYSPNVYQQMIGRGLRGPRNGGKDTCLILNVRDNITNYGKALAFTRFEHLWGSK from the coding sequence GTGAGTCATCTCGAGCGGGCGGACGATTCAGGGTCGTCCCCCGTCATCAAGAAGGTTCTCGAACAATCCGCACGAGTGTTGGAGACCTATCGCGTGGATCCCGGCCTGGTCCAGGAACACGCAAACGGCGAACGGCGGATCACACAAGGCGGCTACGGAAATCGGCAGATATTCGAGATAGTCCAGAACGCGGCCGACGAAATCGCCGAAGAACCCGGTGGGACCATCCAGGTGGTTCTCTCGACGGATCATCTCTACTGTGCCAACGAAGGAACTCCGGTCACCCCGGAAGGTGCTGACACCATCCTTCGGATGAGTGTCTCGAAGAAGCGCGGAAGGCAGATCGGACGCTTCGGTGTCGGCGTGAAATCGGTGCTCGCCATCACGGATGCGCCCCAGTTCTTCAGCGAATCAGGAAGGTTCGGCTTCGGCTTCGACCGGGACTGGGCGCTCTCGGAGATCGCCGAGGCGTGTGGAGTCGCGCCCGATGCCGACTTCGAGGCTCCGGTCCTCAGGATGGCCCGGCCACTGAACGTGGACGAGGAGCGGCAGGCCGACGCGATCCTCGACGAACTCCTCGGCTGGGCGACGACAGTAGTACGCCTCCCGCTCATCCGTGGGGCTGCGGAGAGACTCGCGGGCGACCTTCGTCAGACTGGCAAGGATTCCGCACGCGACGAGTTCCCCGCCCGGTTCCAGCTCTTCTCCCACCACGTCGGAACGGTCGTACTCGAGGACCGCAGAGTCCTGCCCCCCGGACGTCGGGTCATCAAGGTCGAGCACACCGGCTTCCGACACACGATCCATGAGACGCGGACCGGGCATCAAGCCGCGCGCACGGACTGGCGGGTCTTCACTCATGCTCATCTCCCCAGCGAGGCGGCGCGCCGCAGCGCCGGGGAGATGCACGACAGGGGAACGATCGACATCGCCTGGGCCGTGCCCGAGTACACCGGTGACAAGCTGTTGAGCGTCCCTCGAGGACGGGGGGAGTTCTGGTCGTTCTTCCCGACCAAGTACCCGATGACGTTGAGTGGGATCCTCAACGGCGCTTGGAAGACCAACGAGGACCGGCAGAACCTGCTCGACGCCAGCCCCTTCAACGAGGAACTGATCCGGGCCGCTGCCGGGTTGGTGGTGGAATCCCTGCCGCACCTGGCGCCGCAGCAGGACCCGGGAGCCTACCTCCCCCTGCTGCCCGGCCGGACGAAGGAGTCGGAGACCCTCAACTGGGCCGACCAGCAACTGACCGAGCGCGTCTGGGACATGGCGGCGACGCGTCCGTCACTCCCCGATCAGGACGGTACTCTGCGCGTCCCTCGGGATCTGCGCCTCCATCCGGACATGGGCAAGCGGGGAAAGCTCAAGCTGCGGTGGCTCGAGATGTGGAACGCCTGTCCGGGCCGCCCCGGTGACTGGCTCCACCCCTCCGTGGAGGCCACCGAACTCCGCTCCGGCAAGGTCGAGCACGTCATCGCCGCGGCCAAGCAGGAGCGCGCCACGGTCCGCGAGTGGCTGGAGGTCCTCGTCGCCGACGGATCGCCCCGAGCGTCCGCCGTGGCCATCCTCATCCTCGCGGAGATGATCAAGGAGGACTCCCCGTTCGCGGACGAGGCGCGTACGGCGCGCATCGTGCTCACCGAGAAGCACGGTCTGGTACCACCGATCGCAGGAAAGGTATTCCGGCAGACCGTCCAGGACGGCCTCGAGGACGACCTCGTCTATGCGCACCCGGAACTGTCGGAGGACACATCGCTCACGTCCGCGTTCCACCTCATCGGCATCCGTGAGGCGGATGCACGGGGGCGGTTCATCGGCGTGCTCGACCAAGGGTTCGATCGATACTCCGCACAGGACTGGACGAGGTTCTGGGAGCTGTTCCGCAGCGCGGGCGGCAGCCACGTCACCGCGGTGGTCCGCGATCGAGTGCCGCATCCGCAGGTGACTCTCCGTGTCCGGACCAAGGACGGACGCTTCCGCAGCATGTACAACTGCCTAGTTCCCGGCACAGTGGTGCCCACCGACGGGTCCCGTGATGCCTCGGTCGCCGTGGACATGGCCTTCCACTCCGACGACTTGGCCGTCTTCCGCGAGTTCGGTCTGTCGGACCGCCCTGTCGGGGGGTTCCGGCCGGAGCACGAAGCCTGGTTCGACGAATACCGGGCGGCGGTCTTCGACAACTACTGTCGCACGCTCGACAGCAAGGCGACTCGGCCGCACATCTCTCGGATCAAGTTGGAAGGCGCCGCCGTCGGAGGCCCCTTGCACCTGCTCCCGCTGCTCTCGGACGAAGGCAGAGCAGCTTTCGTCAAGGCGCTCCCGGACGACTCGGTGATAGATGTCTGGACCAGGCAGTTCGGCGCACAGGCCAACACCAGGGCAGCAGTGGCCTCCCCGCTGCGCTGGATGGTGCGTCGCCATGGTCGCGTGCCGACGTCCAAAGGCATCACAGCGGTGGTCGACGCAGTCGGGCCTCAGCTGGACGCCTACAGCGACGTCCTGCCGGTCGCCGACATCAGCCCCGAGAAGGCGCGCAAGCTCCACCTCCCCGTGCTGATGGACGACGTACCCGAAGCACACTGGACACATCTGCTGGAGGAGCTGCTCCGGAGTGAGGACGACAGCTTCGTCGGTCGGACCTATGTGATGTTGACCCGTCTCCAAGTGGCCTTCCCCGAGGGCTCCCTCACCCGCTGTCGCATCGGATCGGAGTGGGGCTCGAGGGAGGACGGGGAGATCGCCGTGGCAGCTTCGGCCGAGGAGTACCGGGCCCTTCGGTCCGAGCGTCTGCCCGCCCTGCTCGCGGGCACTCCGGAGGACGCCGAGTTGCTGGTGACACAGTGGGGAATGCTGCGTCACGCCGACGTCATCAGCAAGGAAACCCGGCATGTGGCGTCCGGCGGCGCGGTCCCCCTGCGGGACGAATTCCCCACACTCCGGCAACGGCTGGGCAACCGGGTCAACAACTACGAGCTGCAGTTCTGCTCGGAACTGGAAGAGGTGGTCCGAACTCCGAACGGTGTCCGAGCCAGGCCGTTGAAAAGCGCGTTGCAGGGCACAACTGTGCTCGTTCTCGCTCCTGCGGACAGACTGGCCACCCTGTGCGCCGCCGACCACGCGCTCCAGTGGAAGCTGGGAGAAACCGCATGCCGCGCGGTCCTCGAAGCACAGAACCGCCAGGAACAGGATCAGCAGCTCCAGGCGACATTCCGCGCCGTCCGTGAGGCGGAGTCCATCCGGGCGAAGCTGGAGCTGCTGATCGGTGCCGAAGCCCTCCAGGCGGGCCTTCCGCCCGGCTTGCTGGCCAGCGAGAAAGCAGAACTCGACGGTGGGGAGCCCTCGGCGCGACGGATCGCCCAGATGGCGTTCAACGCGCACGGCGACGGGGTGCTCCAAGCCCATGTCAAGGATCTGACCGCCGAGTACCCCAATCACGCCCCCTCTTCGTTCACCGGGGCGACTCCCGCAGTGAAGTTCGTCTCCGATCTGGGCTTCCCGGACTCCTTCGCAGGGGTACGCGCTCCTGTCCCGGCTCCCCGCATCGATGTCGACGGCCCGACGGAGTTCCCCCGCCTCCACGACTACCAGGAGCGCCTTGCCACGAACGTCTTCAGCATGCTGGACCGGCTCTCGCCGCAGCGCGGCATGCTGTCCCTGCCCACAGGTGCGGGCAAGACACGGGTGGCTGCGGAGGCGGTGATCCGCTGGATCAAACAGAACGAGCAACTGGCCGGTCCGATTCTGTGGATCGCCCAGACCGAGGAACTGTGCGAACAAGCCGTACAGAGCTGGCAGTTCGTATGGTCCAAGGTCGGCGCCGACTCGCCGTTGGCCATCAGCCGCCTGTGGGCGACGAACGAGGCGGGGCCGGTCGACCACCGCCCTCACCTCGTCGTGGCCACGGACGTCAAGCTGCGCGTGTGCCTGGGCTCCCGCGCGTACGCCTGGCTCCGCGGAGCGTCACTCGTCATCGTGGACGAGGCTCATACGGCGATCTCGCCCCAGTACACGGAGATCCTCGAACTCCTCGGCCTGACGCACTCCCGCACCGACCGCCACCTCCTCGGTCTGACGGCGACGCCCTTCCGCAACACCAACGTCGAGGAGACCCAACGTCTGATCCGACGATTCGGCAGTCGTCGCCTGGACGAAGGCATCTTCGCCTCGGACGACCCCTATGCCGAGCTGCAGGAACTCGGCATGCTCGCCCGGGTCGCGCACAAGGAACTGACCGGCGGCACCATCGAGCTGACACACGACGAGCGGGTACGTGCCGATCAGCTCAGCATCCTGTCCAAGGGCGCGGAGCAACGTCTCGCCGACGACCACGATCGCAATCGGCGCATCATCGACGAGATCCGGGCCATGCCGCGGGACTGGCCCGTCCTCGTCTTCGCCACGTCCGTCGGGCATGCCAAGTTCCTCGCAGCGAAGCTCAACGACCAGGGGATCACCGCGGCCGCCGTGGATTCGGCGACCTCTCCGATCGAACGCCGCCGCCGCATCGACGCCTTCCGGCGTGGCCGCATCCGCGTCCTCACCAACTACGGCGTGCTCACTCAGGGTTTCGACGCTCCCGCCACACGCGCCGTGGTGGTGGCCCGTCCGACCTACAGCCCCAACGTCTACCAGCAGATGATCGGTCGCGGCCTGCGCGGGCCGCGCAACGGCGGCAAGGACACCTGCCTGATCCTGAACGTACGGGACAACATCACCAACTACGGCAAGGCCCTGGCCTTCACCCGATTCGAGCACCTCTGGGGTTCGAAATGA
- a CDS encoding UvrD-helicase domain-containing protein encodes MIDTHSGTPTLTVEQRAVVAQPWDARLLVTAGAGTGKTHTVVRRLDALVSHEEEALRSGEILVLSFSRAAVRELRERIASHGRHARRVRVQTFDSWAHALLNSAWPEHDWSRCSFDERIHEAEKAIIGGAVEAGELGAPAHVVIDEAQDLVGARRNMVETLLDRFQDSCGFTVLGDGAQSVYGFQVSDPGARAAENNYFFDWLRASYADDLVELHLTTNFRARTEEARTALPLGPALRRSCSDTGEAAKVGDSSYRALRESLLACPDFGELSEAFAIDSLRHYPGTCAVLCRDNRQALILSETLFEHRVPHKLQRSLQDRPVPSWVAGLLRRTGSTTLGEERFRHLLAEVGDACDIDAARAWRSLRGAARTSRGLLDLSAVRRLVAEGRFPDDLVAGEPVSLVVSTIHRAKGLEFDRVIIVEPPVVTELSRQHSHIDSAGEARALYVAMTRPREDLYRIAAPNTRHIRRDRAISRWYVGGPKASMRRGIESTGRDVCREHPPGTDGFHRDPAAVQEQLATTARSGDPLVLRRLHGLQPDADQSPPYVIHHRRTPVGMTSETFRRDLSASLRISRKWEVSWPSEIIGFRIDTVEAVAGSRASGSRAGLGEHGVWLVPRMSGLGHYKWGEQTQEGHEA; translated from the coding sequence ATGATCGACACACATTCAGGCACCCCCACACTCACGGTCGAGCAGCGAGCTGTGGTCGCCCAACCCTGGGACGCCCGGCTCCTGGTGACGGCAGGCGCGGGCACAGGCAAGACCCATACCGTCGTACGGCGGCTCGATGCTCTGGTGAGCCACGAGGAGGAGGCTCTACGGTCCGGTGAGATCCTGGTACTCAGCTTCTCCCGCGCCGCCGTGCGGGAGCTGCGCGAGCGGATCGCCAGTCACGGTCGGCACGCCCGCCGGGTCCGTGTCCAGACGTTCGACTCCTGGGCACACGCGCTACTGAACAGCGCCTGGCCGGAACACGACTGGAGCCGTTGCTCCTTCGACGAGCGCATTCACGAGGCGGAGAAGGCGATCATCGGCGGGGCGGTGGAGGCGGGAGAGCTCGGTGCCCCGGCGCATGTCGTCATCGACGAGGCACAGGACCTGGTCGGGGCCCGTCGAAACATGGTGGAGACGCTGCTGGACCGGTTCCAGGACAGCTGCGGGTTCACAGTGTTGGGGGACGGCGCGCAGTCCGTGTACGGATTCCAGGTCTCCGATCCCGGGGCGCGAGCCGCCGAGAACAACTACTTCTTCGACTGGCTGCGCGCCTCGTACGCCGACGACCTGGTCGAGCTGCATCTGACGACCAACTTCCGGGCCAGGACCGAGGAAGCGCGCACCGCGCTTCCTCTGGGACCCGCGCTCCGGCGCTCCTGCTCCGACACCGGTGAAGCGGCGAAGGTCGGCGACTCCTCTTACCGAGCGCTGCGCGAGAGCCTGTTGGCCTGTCCCGACTTCGGCGAGCTCTCGGAGGCCTTCGCCATCGACTCGCTCCGCCACTACCCCGGTACGTGCGCCGTCCTCTGTCGGGACAACCGGCAAGCACTGATCCTGTCGGAGACTCTGTTCGAGCACCGCGTGCCTCACAAGCTCCAGCGATCCCTTCAGGACCGCCCGGTGCCCTCCTGGGTGGCAGGCCTGCTGCGGCGGACGGGATCCACGACCCTGGGCGAGGAGCGCTTCCGGCACCTCCTTGCCGAGGTCGGTGATGCGTGCGACATCGATGCGGCGCGCGCCTGGCGCTCCCTGCGCGGTGCAGCACGCACTTCGCGCGGCCTGCTGGACCTGTCCGCGGTGCGGCGACTCGTCGCCGAGGGTCGCTTCCCCGACGACCTGGTGGCCGGCGAACCCGTGTCTCTGGTCGTCTCCACGATCCATCGCGCCAAGGGGCTCGAGTTCGACCGGGTGATCATCGTCGAGCCCCCGGTCGTCACCGAGTTGAGCAGACAGCACAGTCACATCGATTCGGCAGGCGAGGCGCGGGCGCTGTACGTCGCGATGACCCGCCCCCGGGAGGACCTCTATCGGATCGCCGCTCCGAACACCCGGCACATCCGCCGTGATCGCGCCATCAGTCGTTGGTACGTGGGCGGCCCGAAGGCATCCATGCGCCGAGGTATCGAAAGCACCGGCCGTGACGTCTGCCGGGAACATCCTCCGGGTACGGACGGCTTCCACCGTGACCCGGCGGCTGTCCAGGAGCAGCTCGCCACCACTGCTCGCAGTGGTGATCCACTCGTCCTGCGGCGCCTCCATGGCCTTCAGCCGGACGCCGACCAGAGCCCTCCCTATGTGATCCATCACCGGCGGACCCCCGTCGGCATGACCTCCGAGACCTTCCGACGGGACCTGAGTGCGTCCCTCAGGATCAGCCGGAAGTGGGAGGTCTCCTGGCCCTCCGAGATCATCGGGTTCCGGATCGACACCGTGGAGGCGGTGGCAGGCAGCAGGGCTTCAGGATCTCGAGCAGGGCTGGGCGAGCACGGGGTGTGGCTGGTACCGCGCATGTCCGGCCTGGGGCACTACAAGTGGGGCGAACAGACCCAGGAAGGTCATGAGGCATGA